ACGGCCCCGGCGGCGAAGACGGCCAAATTCAAGGCATCCTCGAGTATCTCGGCGTTCCCTACACCGGGTCCGGCGTCGAAGCGTCGGCGCTCGCGATGGATAAACACCTCACGAAAAAATTGCTCGCCGCCGAAGGCCTGCCGACCGCAGCCTGGGACCTGTTCGATCTCTCGGGTGGGACGTTGCCGCTGTTACCGGGAGTACTCGATCTGCCGTTGGTGGTGAAACCGCGCTTTGAAGGCTCATCGGTCGGCGTGCAGATCGTCACCACGCACGAGCAATGGACCAACGCGATGATCGGCGCCGCGCGCAATTACGCGCAGATCATGGCCGAGGAATTCTTATCGGGGCGCGAGTTTACGTGCGTCGTACTTGGCGAAGAAGCGCTACCGGTGATCGAAATCATAGCGAACGGCGGTGAATTCTATTCGTACGATGCGAAATACCAACCCGGTGGAAGCACGCATATCGTGCCCGCGCAGATCGACGAAGATTTAGCGGCGCGTCTGCAGATGCTCGCGCTTTCGGTGCACCGGCTGCTGGGCTTGCGCGACTACTCGCGCACCGACTTCATCGTCAGCCCGGAAGGACGCCCGTACATCCTGGAAGTGAATACGTTGCCCGGGCTCACCCCAACGAGCCTCGTTCCCGATGCCTGTGCCGCAATCGGCATTTCTTACGAAGCGCTGGTCGAACGACTGATCGGGTACGCGCTCGCGCGCACCGACGTCCGGCAGATTGCTTAACGCCGCTCTCTCTCTGGAGGAACACCATGCACGATAGTACTCACGGGCTCGATTGCCGTTGCCCGCACGTTCCCTACTCCGGCCGCATCTTCAGCGAGGCGACGCAGGCCTTCGGCCGCCGAACGTTTCTAGCGGGAGCCGGCGCGGCCGTTGCGTCGTTGCTGATTCCGGGCCGCGCGCGCGCAGCCGAGCAGGTGACGGTGCTCAAAGCCGCTCGTCTTTTCGATGGCCGTGCGTTGCACGTGCCGGGCGTCTTGGTGCTGCGGGGCGACCGCATCGTTTCGATGCATGCGGGCGATGCGGGGAGCGACGCGCACGTCATCGATCTGGGTGACGCGACGCTGATGCCGGGACTGATCGATTGCCACACGCACGTTGCGGCGCGGGTGGTCCCGTCGTACTACATGGTTTCGATGATGGGGAAGAACTCGGCTGCCGATAACGTGCCCGAAGCCACGCTCTACAGCATTCGCAACGCGCAGACGATGCTGCGCAACGGATTTACCACGGTTCGCGATGTCGGCGGCGGTGCCGGTATCGATTTAGCGCTGCGCAACGCGATCGCCGACGGCGCGATCGTCGGCCCGGCGATCTTTGCCGCCGGCACCGCACTCTCGATCACCGGCGGTCACGGCGATACGAACGATATCCCCGACTGGGTCCACGAAGATTCCGGCGTCGGGTTCGGCGCCGTATCGTACGGGCCGTACGGTTTTCGCGAAATCGTCCGCGAGCACGTGAAGAATCACGTCGATCACATCAAAATCCTCGCAACCGGCGGCGTGCTCTCGTACGGCGACGTGTGGGACGTTCCGCAAATGAATCTCGACGAGATTCAGGCCGTGGTCGACGAATCCACCAAGTTCGGTCGCAAAGTCTCCGCGCACGCGCACGGCGACAAGGGCATTGCGGTAGCGGTGGACGGCGGCGTGCACTGCGTCGAGCATTGCACCGGCGTGAGCGAGAAGACGCTGGCCAAGATGCAGCAGCGCGGCACCCACATGACCCCGACGATCTGGGCGCTCGATTCGATTTTACAGCCCGGCAACCCCAACCACATCGCGCCGGGGTCGCTACAGAAGGCCGAGTACGCGAAGAAACTGCGCGACGAAGGCATGCAACGCACCATCGCATCGAGCGTTCCGATTGCGTACGGCACCGACGCCGGCGTCTTTCCGCATCACGAAAACAAGCGCGATTTCGGCCTGTTGGTCCGCATGGGCATGCATCCCATCGACGTGCTCAGGTCGGCGACGAGCAACGCGGCCGCGCTCATCGGCGCGAACGATCGCGGGACGCTGGCGCCCGGTAAACGCGCCGATATCGTCGCCTTCAGCGGCGATCCGTCGAGCAATATCGATGCGATCGAGGCGTTGCCCGTCCTCCTGATGCGGGCCGGAGCCCGGATCGATATCGGCGAGTTGGCGGTCTAGCCCCTACTGCAGAAAGGCGTCGCAGTCGTCGTACTCGAGCATTTCGAGGAGCGACGTTTCGGGCGGGAGTTTCTGCGTGATGGGATACTTGGCGACGAAGCTCTCGTTGCCGAGGCGATCCGCGATGCGCAGGCTCGCGAACGATTCGTTGATGCCCGGGTACTTCGACGCGTCGCTATTCGCGTGCACGAATGCGACCACTTCGTCCTCGGTCTCCGCCTTGGCGACCGCTTCCTGGAGCGCGCTTTCGGCGATGCCGAGCTCGCTGAGCAGCCGGGTGCTGAAGCCTGGGACTTGGTAGGCGCCGAGGTCGCCGCCGGGCAGCGATGCGCGGAGCTTATCGATGGTTCGGGCGAGCATGAGCAGGCCGCCCAGCTTCTCTTGAGGGCTCCGGGGCGGGCTCTTGGTGAGGTTCAGAGGCTTCATGCGGGGGAACTTTACCGTGAGAGCGTCACGTTCTTGCACGTTTTCGCCATCGTGCAACAAAAGTAGCATTACCCGTTAGCATTGATAGCGGGTATCATGCTAAGGAGGCTCGCGCCTTGCGACCCTCAAAATTATCGAATGCTGCCTAGCTAATCGCGGGGGATATGCCCGCTGGAGGAATGCTTGTCTACCACCGGTTTGGTCGTCGATCGTGGGCTCGAAGGTGTGGTTGTCGGTTCCACCGTCCTGAGTAATGTCGAAGGGACGATCGGTCGTCTCACGTACCGCGGCTACGATATGGACGATCTCGCCCCGAACGTGTCGTTCGAAGAAGTCGTGCACTTGCTTTTGTATGGTC
Above is a genomic segment from Candidatus Dormiibacterota bacterium containing:
- a CDS encoding D-alanine--D-alanine ligase, whose product is MGYDSANVKIREAKVAVVMGGSSSEREVSIQSGSGVMRALLSLGYEAHSLDYDARFIDALREIKPDVVFNALHGPGGEDGQIQGILEYLGVPYTGSGVEASALAMDKHLTKKLLAAEGLPTAAWDLFDLSGGTLPLLPGVLDLPLVVKPRFEGSSVGVQIVTTHEQWTNAMIGAARNYAQIMAEEFLSGREFTCVVLGEEALPVIEIIANGGEFYSYDAKYQPGGSTHIVPAQIDEDLAARLQMLALSVHRLLGLRDYSRTDFIVSPEGRPYILEVNTLPGLTPTSLVPDACAAIGISYEALVERLIGYALARTDVRQIA
- a CDS encoding amidohydrolase family protein — its product is MHDSTHGLDCRCPHVPYSGRIFSEATQAFGRRTFLAGAGAAVASLLIPGRARAAEQVTVLKAARLFDGRALHVPGVLVLRGDRIVSMHAGDAGSDAHVIDLGDATLMPGLIDCHTHVAARVVPSYYMVSMMGKNSAADNVPEATLYSIRNAQTMLRNGFTTVRDVGGGAGIDLALRNAIADGAIVGPAIFAAGTALSITGGHGDTNDIPDWVHEDSGVGFGAVSYGPYGFREIVREHVKNHVDHIKILATGGVLSYGDVWDVPQMNLDEIQAVVDESTKFGRKVSAHAHGDKGIAVAVDGGVHCVEHCTGVSEKTLAKMQQRGTHMTPTIWALDSILQPGNPNHIAPGSLQKAEYAKKLRDEGMQRTIASSVPIAYGTDAGVFPHHENKRDFGLLVRMGMHPIDVLRSATSNAAALIGANDRGTLAPGKRADIVAFSGDPSSNIDAIEALPVLLMRAGARIDIGELAV
- a CDS encoding DUF5069 domain-containing protein, whose amino-acid sequence is MKPLNLTKSPPRSPQEKLGGLLMLARTIDKLRASLPGGDLGAYQVPGFSTRLLSELGIAESALQEAVAKAETEDEVVAFVHANSDASKYPGINESFASLRIADRLGNESFVAKYPITQKLPPETSLLEMLEYDDCDAFLQ